A stretch of the Xiphias gladius isolate SHS-SW01 ecotype Sanya breed wild chromosome 19, ASM1685928v1, whole genome shotgun sequence genome encodes the following:
- the star gene encoding steroidogenic acute regulatory protein, mitochondrial translates to MLPATFKLCAGISYRHMRNMTGLRKNAMMAIHHELNRLAGPGPSNWISQVHRRSSFLGCRIKEEDGYSEEEMSYVKQGEDALQKAISILSEQDGWTIETVAANGDKVLSKVLPDIGKVFKLEVMLEQHPDNLYAELVGNMEQMGEWNPNVKQVKILQKIGADTMVTHEVSAETPGNVVGPRDFVSVRCAKRRGSTCFLAGKSTQHSKMPEQRGVVRAENGPTCIVMRPCAEDPNKTNFTWLLNIDLKGWIPKTIINKVLSQTQVDFANHLRQRMANNVSMEMAHAC, encoded by the exons ATGCTGCCTGCAACCTTCAAACTGTGTGCTGGCATCTCCTACCGGCATATGAGAAACATGACAG GTTTGAGGAAGAATGCCATGATGGCCATTCACCATGAGCTGAACAGACTGGCAGGTCCAGGCCCCAGTAACTGGATCAGCCAAGTTCACAGACGAAGCTCCTTTCTCG GTTGTCGGATTAAAGAGGAGGACGGATACAGCGAAGAGGAGATGTCTTATGTGAAGCAAGGTGAGGATGCGCTGCAGAAGGCCATCAGCATCCTCAGCGAGCAGGACGGCTGGACCATTGAAACTGTAGCT GCAAACGGAGACAAAGTCCTTAGTAAGGTGTTGCCTGACATTGGGAAGGTGTTCAAGCTGGAAGTGATGTTGGAGCAACATCCTGACAATCTTTATGCAGAGCTGGTGGGGAACATGGAGCAAATGGGGGAGTGGAACCCTAATGTGAAACAGGTCAAG ATACTTCAAAAGATCGGCGCGGACACAATGGTTACCCATGAGGTGTCTGCAGAGACCCCTGGGAATGTGGTGGGACCAAGGGACTTTGTCAGTGTCCGTTGTGCCAAACGCCGAGGCTCCACCTGCTTCCTGGCTGGAAAGTCCACACAGCATTCAAAAATGCCCGAGCAGAGAGGTGTAGTCAG AGCGGAGAATGGGCCTACCTGTATAGTTATGAGGCCCTGTGCTGAAGACCCAAATAAGACTAACTTCACCTGGTTACTAAATATAGATCTAAAG GGCTGGATCCCAAAGACAATCATAAACAAAGTGCTCTCTCAGACGCAGGTGGACTTTGCCAACCACCTCAGGCAAAGGATGGCTAATAATGTTTCTATGGAGATGGCTCATGCCTGCTGA
- the elmod3 gene encoding ELMO domain-containing protein 3 isoform X2, whose amino-acid sequence MPSSGFCVPLMGLRSEPAGQAYLWRRGRRQVSRKLFSPQSMTSEVCRGQDQEHARQPTHSYAMEEDTDVTSHTEGLNGLSRECKTSEEITNGHSNHKPVMNGLIIGHNVKDHTNGSAPLRSLPISALKQNGLLQTLAAGGDQPKPTEENVELEKARQEWEALENVQPALTEDSNPTPLISFNEALQFFQTTDLGDLLKNIQPTIRRTGLAAITHFLFGPPRLHRELLEERDLVFAIAQCPVDNSQTVHMRVLQTIYKRLIGSRLDCPRYGAHWENIGFQGTDPATDLRGTGFLGLMHTLYFVMDPETLPLARDIYKLSQHPTQNFPFSVMSINMTRIALQVLREEALSKECNRRQQVVGVLNEFYVATYLHLYQLWKTEQKTIADSGFVLKEVELFAKKNPKQMLRRLEVFLKERRAGGIPRGTSSDPQAQQPSPSLGERAVRAGAGQGSKGKEMHFTGVCDLPPDMEGEARLI is encoded by the exons ATGCCATCATCCGGCTTCTGTGTGCCTCTGATGGGGCTGAGGAGTGAACCCGCTGGCCAAGCATAtctgtggaggagaggaaggaggcaAGTTTCCCGGAAACTTTT CTCACCTCAGTCCATGACTTCAGAAGTCTGTAGAGGCCAGGATCAGGAACACGCTCGCCAGCCAACACACTCATATGCAATGGAAGAAGACACTGATGTTACATCCCATACTGAG GGTCTGAATGGTTTGTCCCGTGAATGTAAAACATCAGAGGAGATCACCAATGGACACTCCAACCATAAGCCT gtcaTGAATGGACTGATTATTGGTCATAATGTCAAAGACCACACGAACGGCAGTGCACCACTCAGATCCCTGCCG ATTTCAGCACTGAAGCAGAATGGTCTTCTGCAGACCCTGGCAGCTGGAGGGGACCAGCCTAAGCCCACAG AGGAAAATGTGGAGTTGGAAAAGGCCAGACAGGAGTGGGAGGCTCTGGAGAATGTCCAACCAG CTCTCACTGAGGACTCGAACCCAACTCCACTCATCTCCTTCAATGAGGCCTTGCAGTTCTTCCAGACCACAGACCTTGGGGACTTGCTA AAAAACATCCAGCCAACCATTCGCAGGACAGGTCTAGCCGCTATCACACACTTCCTCTTCGGACCTCCACGACTGCACCGGGAACTCTTGGAGGAGAGGGATCTGGTCTTTGCCATCgctcagt GCCCTGTGGATAACAGCCAAACAGTCCACATGCGTGTCCTCCAGACCATTTATAAGAGGCTGATTGGCAGTAGGCTGGACTGTCCTCGCTATGGGGCGCACTGGGAAAACATCGGCTTTCAGG GTACAGACCCAGCCACTGACCTACGTGGCACTGGTTTCCTGGGACTGATGCATACTCTGTACTTTGTGATGGACCCAGAGACTCTACCATTGGCTAGAGACATCTACAAGTTATCACAACACCCTACACAG AACTTTCCATTCAGTGTGATGTCAATCAACATGACGCGCATCGCTCTACAAGTACTCAGAGAGGAAGCCTTGTCCAA GGAGTGCAATCGTCGTCAACAAGTGGTTGGTGTTCTGAACGAGTTCTACGTTGCCACGTATCTGCACCTGTACCAACTATGGAAGACCGAACAGAAGACCATTGCTGACTCTGGCTTTGTACtaaaag AAGTGGAGCTGTTTGCCAAAAAGAACCCAAAGCAGATGCTGCGCCGACTAGAGGTCTTCCTGAAAGAGAGGCGGGCAGGTGGAATTCCCCGTGGGACATCGTCAGACCCTCAGGCCCAACAGCCTTCTCCAAGCCTGGGGGAGCGAGCGGTCAGAGCCGGGGCAGGACAGGGAAGCAAGGGAAAGGAGATGCACTTCACAGGAGTGTGTGATCTACCGCCAGACATGGAGGGAGAGGCCAGGCTCATCTAA
- the elmod3 gene encoding ELMO domain-containing protein 3 isoform X1 produces the protein MPSSGFCVPLMGLRSEPAGQAYLWRRGRRNHGGPCISSSSSPQSMTSEVCRGQDQEHARQPTHSYAMEEDTDVTSHTEGLNGLSRECKTSEEITNGHSNHKPVMNGLIIGHNVKDHTNGSAPLRSLPISALKQNGLLQTLAAGGDQPKPTEENVELEKARQEWEALENVQPALTEDSNPTPLISFNEALQFFQTTDLGDLLKNIQPTIRRTGLAAITHFLFGPPRLHRELLEERDLVFAIAQCPVDNSQTVHMRVLQTIYKRLIGSRLDCPRYGAHWENIGFQGTDPATDLRGTGFLGLMHTLYFVMDPETLPLARDIYKLSQHPTQNFPFSVMSINMTRIALQVLREEALSKECNRRQQVVGVLNEFYVATYLHLYQLWKTEQKTIADSGFVLKEVELFAKKNPKQMLRRLEVFLKERRAGGIPRGTSSDPQAQQPSPSLGERAVRAGAGQGSKGKEMHFTGVCDLPPDMEGEARLI, from the exons ATGCCATCATCCGGCTTCTGTGTGCCTCTGATGGGGCTGAGGAGTGAACCCGCTGGCCAAGCATAtctgtggaggagaggaaggag AAACCATGGTGGTCCTTGCATCAGCTCCTCCAGCTCACCTCAGTCCATGACTTCAGAAGTCTGTAGAGGCCAGGATCAGGAACACGCTCGCCAGCCAACACACTCATATGCAATGGAAGAAGACACTGATGTTACATCCCATACTGAG GGTCTGAATGGTTTGTCCCGTGAATGTAAAACATCAGAGGAGATCACCAATGGACACTCCAACCATAAGCCT gtcaTGAATGGACTGATTATTGGTCATAATGTCAAAGACCACACGAACGGCAGTGCACCACTCAGATCCCTGCCG ATTTCAGCACTGAAGCAGAATGGTCTTCTGCAGACCCTGGCAGCTGGAGGGGACCAGCCTAAGCCCACAG AGGAAAATGTGGAGTTGGAAAAGGCCAGACAGGAGTGGGAGGCTCTGGAGAATGTCCAACCAG CTCTCACTGAGGACTCGAACCCAACTCCACTCATCTCCTTCAATGAGGCCTTGCAGTTCTTCCAGACCACAGACCTTGGGGACTTGCTA AAAAACATCCAGCCAACCATTCGCAGGACAGGTCTAGCCGCTATCACACACTTCCTCTTCGGACCTCCACGACTGCACCGGGAACTCTTGGAGGAGAGGGATCTGGTCTTTGCCATCgctcagt GCCCTGTGGATAACAGCCAAACAGTCCACATGCGTGTCCTCCAGACCATTTATAAGAGGCTGATTGGCAGTAGGCTGGACTGTCCTCGCTATGGGGCGCACTGGGAAAACATCGGCTTTCAGG GTACAGACCCAGCCACTGACCTACGTGGCACTGGTTTCCTGGGACTGATGCATACTCTGTACTTTGTGATGGACCCAGAGACTCTACCATTGGCTAGAGACATCTACAAGTTATCACAACACCCTACACAG AACTTTCCATTCAGTGTGATGTCAATCAACATGACGCGCATCGCTCTACAAGTACTCAGAGAGGAAGCCTTGTCCAA GGAGTGCAATCGTCGTCAACAAGTGGTTGGTGTTCTGAACGAGTTCTACGTTGCCACGTATCTGCACCTGTACCAACTATGGAAGACCGAACAGAAGACCATTGCTGACTCTGGCTTTGTACtaaaag AAGTGGAGCTGTTTGCCAAAAAGAACCCAAAGCAGATGCTGCGCCGACTAGAGGTCTTCCTGAAAGAGAGGCGGGCAGGTGGAATTCCCCGTGGGACATCGTCAGACCCTCAGGCCCAACAGCCTTCTCCAAGCCTGGGGGAGCGAGCGGTCAGAGCCGGGGCAGGACAGGGAAGCAAGGGAAAGGAGATGCACTTCACAGGAGTGTGTGATCTACCGCCAGACATGGAGGGAGAGGCCAGGCTCATCTAA
- the elmod3 gene encoding ELMO domain-containing protein 3 isoform X3, with translation MTSEVCRGQDQEHARQPTHSYAMEEDTDVTSHTEGLNGLSRECKTSEEITNGHSNHKPVMNGLIIGHNVKDHTNGSAPLRSLPISALKQNGLLQTLAAGGDQPKPTEENVELEKARQEWEALENVQPALTEDSNPTPLISFNEALQFFQTTDLGDLLKNIQPTIRRTGLAAITHFLFGPPRLHRELLEERDLVFAIAQCPVDNSQTVHMRVLQTIYKRLIGSRLDCPRYGAHWENIGFQGTDPATDLRGTGFLGLMHTLYFVMDPETLPLARDIYKLSQHPTQNFPFSVMSINMTRIALQVLREEALSKECNRRQQVVGVLNEFYVATYLHLYQLWKTEQKTIADSGFVLKEVELFAKKNPKQMLRRLEVFLKERRAGGIPRGTSSDPQAQQPSPSLGERAVRAGAGQGSKGKEMHFTGVCDLPPDMEGEARLI, from the exons ATGACTTCAGAAGTCTGTAGAGGCCAGGATCAGGAACACGCTCGCCAGCCAACACACTCATATGCAATGGAAGAAGACACTGATGTTACATCCCATACTGAG GGTCTGAATGGTTTGTCCCGTGAATGTAAAACATCAGAGGAGATCACCAATGGACACTCCAACCATAAGCCT gtcaTGAATGGACTGATTATTGGTCATAATGTCAAAGACCACACGAACGGCAGTGCACCACTCAGATCCCTGCCG ATTTCAGCACTGAAGCAGAATGGTCTTCTGCAGACCCTGGCAGCTGGAGGGGACCAGCCTAAGCCCACAG AGGAAAATGTGGAGTTGGAAAAGGCCAGACAGGAGTGGGAGGCTCTGGAGAATGTCCAACCAG CTCTCACTGAGGACTCGAACCCAACTCCACTCATCTCCTTCAATGAGGCCTTGCAGTTCTTCCAGACCACAGACCTTGGGGACTTGCTA AAAAACATCCAGCCAACCATTCGCAGGACAGGTCTAGCCGCTATCACACACTTCCTCTTCGGACCTCCACGACTGCACCGGGAACTCTTGGAGGAGAGGGATCTGGTCTTTGCCATCgctcagt GCCCTGTGGATAACAGCCAAACAGTCCACATGCGTGTCCTCCAGACCATTTATAAGAGGCTGATTGGCAGTAGGCTGGACTGTCCTCGCTATGGGGCGCACTGGGAAAACATCGGCTTTCAGG GTACAGACCCAGCCACTGACCTACGTGGCACTGGTTTCCTGGGACTGATGCATACTCTGTACTTTGTGATGGACCCAGAGACTCTACCATTGGCTAGAGACATCTACAAGTTATCACAACACCCTACACAG AACTTTCCATTCAGTGTGATGTCAATCAACATGACGCGCATCGCTCTACAAGTACTCAGAGAGGAAGCCTTGTCCAA GGAGTGCAATCGTCGTCAACAAGTGGTTGGTGTTCTGAACGAGTTCTACGTTGCCACGTATCTGCACCTGTACCAACTATGGAAGACCGAACAGAAGACCATTGCTGACTCTGGCTTTGTACtaaaag AAGTGGAGCTGTTTGCCAAAAAGAACCCAAAGCAGATGCTGCGCCGACTAGAGGTCTTCCTGAAAGAGAGGCGGGCAGGTGGAATTCCCCGTGGGACATCGTCAGACCCTCAGGCCCAACAGCCTTCTCCAAGCCTGGGGGAGCGAGCGGTCAGAGCCGGGGCAGGACAGGGAAGCAAGGGAAAGGAGATGCACTTCACAGGAGTGTGTGATCTACCGCCAGACATGGAGGGAGAGGCCAGGCTCATCTAA